DNA sequence from the Arthrobacter sp. V1I9 genome:
ATTGGACTCGCCAGCGCCCTGCGCGGCATGGCCCGGGACCGGGCCGAGTTGTCAGTCCTTATCGGGAATGCTGGGGGTGCGTTGCGACTGGCAGGAGTCATAGACCGGGTTGGCAGGGATTACTTCGAGCTTGCTGTCCTCACCCCGGGCGAAGCGCGCCGCAGCCATCAGGTTAGCCAGGTGACGACAATTCCCTTTACCGCGTTGGCGGCAATCAGGTCGCGACGGACCAGCGAGATCTAAGCGCCGGCGCACCGCCGGAGTGACCAGGGAGGCCGGAGCGCTACGCCGAAAGGGAAAGTCAGACGGACTTGGACTTGGATTCCTGGATCATCCGGCTGGCTTCGGCGTACCGTTCCTCGATGTACTGCTCAAGCATTTTTTCCTCGACCCGCCACTGTCCCCGGCCGCCAACCTGGATAGCTTTGAGCTCGCCGCTGCGGACCAAGGCATAAGCAGCCGGAGAGTTGATCTGAAGCTGCTCGGCGACGTCTGCAAGTGTAAGAAACCGGGGCATGTATCCATATTGCCACCGAGACGGCAGTTTGCTGCTGTTATCCACAATTTGGCCTCGTTTGAACTTATGACTTTTGTTCCGGCGTCCCTGCCGTAACAATGAGGAGTCCGGACACAGCGAGCAGTCCCGGCGCGCATAGGGGGAGAAACGGTAATGGTTCCTG
Encoded proteins:
- a CDS encoding helix-turn-helix domain-containing protein; its protein translation is MPRFLTLADVAEQLQINSPAAYALVRSGELKAIQVGGRGQWRVEEKMLEQYIEERYAEASRMIQESKSKSV